Proteins encoded together in one Pseudoalteromonas xiamenensis window:
- a CDS encoding amidohydrolase: protein MQKFVPSILAVALGVALTGCQDQGPKREKVEINKNPYPSTYKPYSGSSTLIKNATVLTGTGERLDNTDVLLVDGKIKEVGQNLSAIADTTVDANGKWVTPGIIDVHSHLGAYPSPQVESHQDGNEMTSPNTAEVWVEHSVWPQDPGFNRAREGGITTLQILPGSANLFGGRGVTLKNIPAPTMQGMKFPDAPYGLKMACGENPKRVYGGKGVLPSTRMGNMAGYRKSWAAATEYKRAWEEYDKAYAMGLNPEAPERDIKMDTLRGVLDGDILIHNHCYKAEEMAMMIDLSKEFGYHAGTFHHGIEAYKISDLLAENGNCAALWPDWWGFKMEAYDMVQENVAIVDAVKNSCAVVHSDSDTTIQRLNQEAGKVMYRANDVGFNLKEEDAIKWITYNAAKSLGIQDKVGSLAAGKNADVVIWNQSPFSVYAKAQQVFIDGAKVYDRDDEKYQAVSDFMLGQK, encoded by the coding sequence TTCAGGTTCGTCCACGCTTATTAAAAATGCAACAGTACTTACGGGCACTGGTGAACGTTTAGACAATACGGACGTTCTGCTTGTCGATGGTAAGATTAAAGAAGTGGGTCAAAATTTATCCGCCATCGCAGATACAACCGTTGACGCAAATGGAAAATGGGTAACACCTGGTATTATCGATGTTCACTCGCACCTTGGTGCTTATCCAAGTCCACAAGTTGAGTCTCACCAAGATGGCAACGAAATGACTTCGCCTAATACCGCGGAAGTGTGGGTTGAACATTCAGTGTGGCCTCAAGATCCTGGTTTCAATCGTGCTCGTGAAGGCGGTATTACGACATTACAAATTCTACCGGGTTCTGCAAACTTGTTTGGTGGTCGTGGCGTAACGCTTAAGAATATTCCAGCGCCAACCATGCAAGGTATGAAATTTCCTGATGCACCATACGGCCTGAAGATGGCGTGTGGTGAAAACCCGAAACGTGTTTATGGTGGAAAAGGCGTGTTACCTTCAACCCGTATGGGTAATATGGCGGGTTACCGTAAGTCTTGGGCTGCTGCAACAGAATACAAACGCGCTTGGGAAGAATACGATAAAGCATATGCAATGGGCTTAAACCCAGAAGCACCAGAGCGCGATATTAAAATGGACACGCTTCGTGGTGTGTTAGATGGCGACATTCTCATTCATAACCATTGTTATAAAGCAGAAGAAATGGCGATGATGATCGACTTATCGAAAGAGTTTGGTTATCACGCAGGTACATTCCACCATGGCATTGAAGCTTATAAAATTTCTGATTTGCTTGCAGAAAATGGAAACTGTGCGGCACTTTGGCCGGATTGGTGGGGTTTCAAAATGGAAGCCTATGACATGGTACAAGAAAACGTTGCAATTGTTGATGCAGTCAAAAACTCTTGTGCGGTTGTTCATTCTGATTCTGATACAACAATTCAACGCTTGAACCAAGAAGCAGGCAAGGTGATGTATCGCGCGAATGACGTGGGCTTCAACTTGAAAGAAGAAGACGCAATTAAGTGGATCACCTACAACGCGGCGAAGAGTTTGGGTATTCAGGATAAAGTCGGTTCATTGGCGGCGGGTAAAAATGCTGACGTGGTTATCTGGAACCAAAGTCCATTTAGCGTTTACGCAAAAGCGCAACAAGTATTTATCGATGGTGCAAAAGTGTACGACCGCGACGATGAAAAATATCAAGCAGTTAGCGACTTTATGCTAGGTCAGAAGTAA